TTTAGGTGAAATACATCTGGACCAGCGGCCGCTTGTGCGACTTCAAGGGCTGCGACCGCCCCGATCTGCAGCCCACGAACATTAACGGCTGGTTCTGGACCGCCACCCTGCAGAAACTGGCCCCCACCACGGAGCGCTCCCAGGGCGACTGGTCGCCCACCGGCGGAATCGGCCTGCCACAGCCGGACAACCGTGAATACAAGCAGAACGGAGCCAGCGAAAACTGCGTTGCCCTGCTAAACCAGTTCTACAACGATGGAGTGAACTGGCACGACGTGGCCTGCCATCACAAGAAGTCCTTTGTTTGCGAGGAGAACGACGCCCTGCTGAAGTACGTGCGCTACACAAACCCCAATCTGCGCATCTAAGGAGGAGACTGGAAGGAGCATAAGGACGAGGGCTGGCGGAAGGTCCAGCGACTCTCcaactaaaaccaaaaatgatATTCCCTTAAACGACAGCGGCAAACGATGATCGACGATCGACGTTTGCTAGCTTTTATCCGATTATCCTAAAAGGCGAACAGTTTTCTGACATATGATCCTTTTCCTGGTAACAACCTTCAAATTCTCTGTGCTCTATTCTGTCTCATCAactagtttaatttttaattttgtattaatttatgatttgtttaattataataaaacattcgaaacgatttttaaaagtgATCTGTGGTTTTATTTCCTTGAGTTTTTTTGCATAgggttttgaaaattttaatgaaatgctCCAGGTCTTGTATTGCCTTTGATTTGAAGTAAGTCCAAATTGTGTCACAGactttaagccacttggaaATTATAGCAACGCATGGTATTAAGCTTATATAAGCTGAGCAAGCCCTTGGACTTCTTccttttttcttagttttaaataaagttgcCGTATTCAATgctgaatatttttaatattttattgtctattaaaaaaaatttctactGCATTAAAAATTCCTCGCTATAGCACGttattatttacaataaatattactgtgatgcaaaaagttttaaagcaaACGACAAACATTATATTAAACGGgttgaattttttgtataaatactAGTTAGCTTAAAATTGACGAAATGGTGTTGTAACTTTCCTTGCCACACTAgctctatttctatttctatttctattatttaaaagaaatttatcaaaatcaataagaaaacaaaaactaaaagtcGAGTTAAGCGACTAAAAGAGTCTGTTTAATCTGTAACTTATTTGAAAGTTTTCTTATAAAGGTTTTTTTAGTGTAATCTAAAAACTGATAATAAACAATCAGCCTCTCTTTAAAATATGGGTtctaaaaaactatttatttaaagagcatgtcctaaatttaaaatgcttttttcCACAGAGGAACAAAGTAAACTTGGCGAATTTACCAGtgcttgttttatttatattgaaaacatattttgtttttgtacatttttaattttttatttgaggCTTACTGGTTGCTGGAAAAGTGTTAAAGAATTGCCTGTTAGTATGCAGCAAACTGATTGTGCATACACGGAAAACTTGATCGCCCAGAAGTATGCAATGATTTTGTTCAGACTTGGCAgcttttcttattttacaTATGTATGACCAACAAATCAACAGACAATATGAACACATGCAAATAATTTGGACAGGCGACcacaataaagaaaaaactctTTGATGAATCTTAAAAAATGCCGGCCAGTTTGACCAGATCCAACAGCGAGTGTGATGGCTTTTCACTAGGATCCCCTTCCTGACCATTAACTGCACACGAGGGAAGGTCTCGCAGGATATCATTACGGGCCCTGTATGCCCGACATTTGTCCAGCACGCGCTCGAATTCCGCCACGGCGAATTCTTGTGAGGCAGAGGCATCTTCCGGCACCACTGAAGCGTCCCACTGGGCCCGTTGAGGCTGCTGGACATCGATGGTTAGCCCCACCACGCCGTCGGCCGCATTGATGGTGGCCACTGCTGCTCCGGCTCCCTCAATCATGGCCAAAACCAGACAGCCCACGAAAGCACTGTTGGCCATGGCCCGAATGCCATTGCGGGCAGCCAAAATGCCGCCCGTGGCTGCTCCACTGACGATCGAGTTCCAGGCATCCTCCTGCTGGCGATAGCCGACCATGACGCAGTCCACCGTGCTGAAGGTGGCACCCCAAATGGCGAAGCTGCCGGCGATGGACGGAGTCCTCATCTTCACCGAATCTAAGCCGCTGTATAGGCCGCGTCGTAGGCCGGACGGAGCGTTACGGAAACCCTTGATGAACTCGAACAGCGATCCTCCAATGGTGCCCATCATGAAGGCGCATCCGCAATCCTCCACGATCCTGATGGGACACGGCTGGCGATTGTACTCCATGATCGCTAGTCCCTGTACCTATATATAAAACTGGGTATTGCTCTCCGTACAATACAATTGTATTGACTTCTATTCGAAAACGTGTATTTTTGAGTTGATATTAAGCTTCTGACATTAGAATCTTCAATTAGGATAGATTTAAGCTGGCAGATAAAAAagtatctttaaaaaaacaaaaaaaggaagcgAGCTTCGGCCAGTccaagtttatatacccttgcatctTTGGCAAAAATGAAACATTCTACAAAACTACTGTATTTCggtttatatttgtatatttttaaaaaaaaatgaacctCAGTCGATTTTCCgcagatttttttaaactttttccattgtccgactttaaaaaatttaaaccaaagtacaaataaaaaattaatatatttattggtGTCGAATATGTCTGCTTTTCtgtgttgcaaacttttgactgaatttataataccctctaaaagggtatacaaattcaTGTGAATATAATGGTAAAAGAACCCGTTTTGGAATTAGCTTACCTTTGAATGtatgaaattatttcattagctatgtgtgttttttaaatatataaataaacagacttttaattattattaaacggCAATACAATGGAATTTAACGTTCCTAAGCTTAGATATTTATTGGTATGAAACAAGAGTAACAAATTTGCGAGACTTAAATGATCAGTTGTCGAAGTACTTTCGGAACTCCTGGCAACCAGCCCAGTTTTCCTCCCAACCGGGTGTGAGTTTTTTGGCCTGCTCATACCAGCGGGCCACATTGGCATACCGCTTGAAATCGAAGCCGGCCACATCGAAGGTGGAAACGGTGGCCAAGAAGGCGATATCGGCCAGGCTATAGTCCTCGCCAGCGCTGAAGGTCTGTCCTTCAAGGAAGGTGTTCAGGAACTCGAAGGCGACCTCGATCTTCTTGAAGTTCTCCTCGTTGGCAGGCTTCTTTAGGAATATCTGGGGATAGTAGTATTCGGCGAAGCTCTTGTAAAGGGTACCCATGTCGAAGTACAAGCGCTGGTTAATCAAAGCCTGCTTCTGAGCATCCTTGGGAAAGAGCTTGTCGTCCTTGCCGTACTTCTCCACCAGATAAACCATAATAGCACGCGACTCCCACAGGGCAAAGCCATTGTCGTCCAGAGTGGGTATCGTGTGCTGGGGATTGATCTTCAGATATTCCGGCTTGAACTGCTCCCCAGCACGGGTGTTGATGATCGTCTTCTTGTCGAACTCCACACCCAGGGCCTTTGCTGTCATCAGAACAGAGCGGCAGGGAGCAGATCCGGGTCTGTAGTAGAAGTCCATTTCACGGATGAGGGAGCTCTGCAAAAACCGCAATTCATCAAGATCAGAAGGTGTCACAGTCACAGTAGATGAATATACAACAAAATAGCAATAGCTAATCACTTTCTTTGATGGCACCCAGTGGCATTGGTTCGGTGACGCCATCACCATAATAAATGgacagaaataataataataaaagttttttcggTGGCCGAACTTACGAGATAAGTAAAAAAACACTCGGCAGCTCTGCTGAAGACGAAACACGGCAAACAACTGAATAATACTCGACGGCTTGGCTGTTTTTTATACACACAACCAAAAagataatattttgttgactGATGGATCAATTAAGTGCAGGTGATaattggcaaatatttttatttggccgATACGAATCACTGCTTATAGGAAAGAGGTTTCTAGAAGAACAATATAAGATTGATTAGTTGTCAGAACTGAGTAAGTTTCACTTTATTTTGATTAGATTTCACTCA
This genomic window from Drosophila gunungcola strain Sukarami chromosome 3R, Dgunungcola_SK_2, whole genome shotgun sequence contains:
- the LOC128252179 gene encoding glutathione S-transferase 1-1-like; protein product: MDFYYRPGSAPCRSVLMTAKALGVEFDKKTIINTRAGEQFKPEYLKINPQHTIPTLDDNGFALWESRAIMVYLVEKYGKDDKLFPKDAQKQALINQRLYFDMGTLYKSFAEYYYPQIFLKKPANEENFKKIEVAFEFLNTFLEGQTFSAGEDYSLADIAFLATVSTFDVAGFDFKRYANVARWYEQAKKLTPGWEENWAGCQEFRKYFDN
- the LOC128252174 gene encoding uncharacterized protein LOC128252174, encoding MKAFIIAGVCVLSVLSLGSAQFQNGRLEPPNPQLCAQRVIHEKTPDGKGYFFSWRDPQLKGVEEDWLTARNYCRRRCMDSVSLETSLENEWIKQYVVRENVKYIWTSGRLCDFKGCDRPDLQPTNINGWFWTATLQKLAPTTERSQGDWSPTGGIGLPQPDNREYKQNGASENCVALLNQFYNDGVNWHDVACHHKKSFVCEENDALLKYVRYTNPNLRI
- the LOC128252173 gene encoding probable mitochondrial import inner membrane translocase subunit Tim17 3; the encoded protein is MEYNRQPCPIRIVEDCGCAFMMGTIGGSLFEFIKGFRNAPSGLRRGLYSGLDSVKMRTPSIAGSFAIWGATFSTVDCVMVGYRQQEDAWNSIVSGAATGGILAARNGIRAMANSAFVGCLVLAMIEGAGAAVATINAADGVVGLTIDVQQPQRAQWDASVVPEDASASQEFAVAEFERVLDKCRAYRARNDILRDLPSCAVNGQEGDPSEKPSHSLLDLVKLAGIF